Part of the Gilliamella sp. wkB7 genome is shown below.
GACTTGAGCATTTACAATATCTGCATCAAGGGCTGCAATATCGGCTTTAATTGCATCAAGATCAGCTTTTGCTGCATCTAAATCTGATTGAATACCAACGCCTTTATTAACCAATTTTAATTGGCGCTCATAGGTTAACTGGTAGTTTACCAATTTTGCTTTTTTAGATTTGCGTTGCGCTTCAAAACTATTAAGAGATGCTTCGGATTGCTTTAGATCATTATTTTGTTTTAGATCGTCAATCTCGGCAATCATATCACCTTGTTTAACTTCGTCGCCTAATTCAACATAAAGCTTTTTGATTTGTCCTGAAACCTGAGCCCCAACGCTTACTTGTTTAAAAGCGCTAATTGTACCGTCTGCTAGAACTGATTTTTCAATGTTACCTTTGGTAACGGGAGAAGTAATATAATTAACAGTTGTTTCTGTTGGAAATATAATTAATTTCGCAATAAAGAAAATTACGAAAATAATGATTGCTATTACTATATATTTAATTTTAATGAACTTTAACAATCTTTTCATCCTTTAAATTTGTTATTATTGTAGTATTACATATTTTATCGCAATAATTTAAACGATATTAATAATTATTCCTAATAAACTGTAATGAATATGAAAATAAATAAAACGCTATGAAATAAAAAGTAATCTAGTTTATCTTTTTCTTAAAAAATTAATAATAGAAAGATGTTATTGAATTTATAGAAAAAAACAGATTATTCTAGTAATATGTAGCCACTAACCCTAATTTATACATGTAATTAGATAAAAACAGTATACATAAGTCTTTTTGAAAATGCGTATTTTATTTTCTATTGTACTGTTTTTTATTAATAAATTAATAGCAATCTATTTAAAAAGTATCCTTGTGTGGAGCTCAATAAATGTCTTTTCAAAAACAACAATCCACGTTAGATAATGCCTTAACTTTGCTTGAAATAATTAGCCATTATTCTTCTGGAATATCTTTGGCAGAAATCGTTAAACTAAGTCGGATGGCAAAAACAACAGTATTTAGAATTTTAGACATATTAAAAAAAAGACAATATCTCTGCTATGATGCCTCCACTGAAAAATATTTTTTAGATGTAAAAGCTTTTGAGTTAGGCGTCAAAGGATTGATGAATATATCTTTAGTGGGTATATCAATTCCTTTTTTAAAAAAACTTGCTGCAAAGCTTAATGAAACCTGCTTTTTAGCGGTCTATCATGATGGTAGTGTTATCTATTTGTATAAAGCCGAAGGTGAACTCGCTGTTAAAACCAACTCACATATTGGTAGCCGAATGCCAGTATATTGTACTGGATTGGGTAAATCATTATTAGCTTATCAACCGTTAGTTGAAATTAATAAAGTTTTAAGTCGTCCACTAGTTCAATTCACCAGTAAAACCATTGTTGACCGAGAAGCCATCCATAATAGTTTAGCAAAGGTGTGTATTGATGGTTATTCTATGGATGATGAAGAAGTTGAAGAAGGCTTAACGTGTATTGCTGTACCAATCTTTATTAAGCAAAATAAAGTAGTAGGAGCAATAAGTGTTGCTGGATCTTCTTTTAGAATTGTTCAGAAAAAAGAACTTATCATTAGTGAATTAAAAAGTATCTCATCATCTATATCGGTTGAACTAAAAAAGAAGAATTAACTTTATCTAAATGTTGAATTCATTTTATCTATTTTTTAAAGGTTTAAAACCATGATCCAAAAAGAGACAACTTCAGCAATAGATAAAGCCATTGCTGTTTTAGATGTAATTAGTAATTGTGCAGCAGGCGTAACAATTACTGAAATAGTTGAAGCCACTAAACTTAATAAAATTATAATAAAGAAGATTCTAAACACATTGCTTGATCGTGAATATGTTTTTTTAGATGAAAAATCAGGTAAATATACTCTAGGTTTTAAATCGTTAGAGCTTGGAATATCCAGTCTTGTCAATGTTAATATTGTCGATATAGCGATTCCGCATGTTAAATCGCTTTCAAATACAATCAATGAAACCTGTTTTTTAGGGGTTTATAATAGTGGTAATGTAGTCTATCTATATAAGAGTGAAGGTAACAATGCTATTCATACTAGTTCCAATTTAGGTCATTTGCGACCGGCATATTGCACAGGGTTAGGTAGAATATTACTTGCTCATCAATCACAAGATGAGATTGAACGCATTTTACAATCATCATTACCACAATATACACAAAAAACCATAACCGATTCACAGCAACTCAATGAACTTTTAGCTAAAGTTCGTCGTGAAAATATCGCTTATGATTGGGAAGAAGTTGAAGAAGGTCTTGTTTGTGTTGCTTCTGGCATATTTAATTATAGTAACGAGGTTGTAGCAGCTTTAAGTATTGCTGGTCCTAGCCATCGAATGCATAATCAAATTGAAAAATGCGCCTCTTTATTAAAAGAGACGACAAATTTGATTTCTAAACGACTAGGGTATATTTCGACATAACATTTGGATTAAAATAATTTTTAATTTCTGATTAAATAGATATTAAATTACTCATTGCTTCACAAGGTATGATTGCACCACGATATTGAATAACTGTTGCTGCTAAATCATGTCCTTGCTTAATTGCCGCCTTAATTGAACCACCGAGTAACCTAATTGATAAATACCCTGCACTAAATGAGTCTCCGGCAGCCGTTGTATCAACAATTTTTTGCTTAGCAATAATATTTGCTGGAACTTCTACACGATCATTTGTTGTCGCTACAATACAACTTTCACTTCCTCTTTTAATAATGATCTCATTTACGCCCAATTTACGACTACGAACAATACTATCTTCATAATTATCATTTCCCCATAGCAGATATTCATCTTCTTGGGTTAAAAATGCGATATCGGTATAGGATAGAATTTTAGAATAGACGTTTTGAGCGTACTCCTGACTACGCCATAATCGTGGGCGATAATTATTATCAAAAATAACTTTACCACCGTTAGCTTTGAATGTTTCTAACAATTCAATGAGCTTATCTATACTGTATTCATCTAAAATAGCAACACTAATACCACTTAAATAAATGTAATCAAATTTAGTTATTGTTTCACATATTTGCTGTGTTTGTTCAGTCTGTAACCAAAATTTTGCTGCAGCATCGTTTCGCCAATAATAGAAAGATCGTTCACCATGGCTATCGGTAACAATGGCATATAATCCAGGCATTTTATTATCCATTTGTTGAATAAGATTGGTTTTAATGTTTTCCTTTTGCCATTGATTCAACATTTCTTGGCTAAATGGATCAACGCCAAGACCCGTTACATAGTAAATTGCTGCTTGATTGTCAGTAAATAACCGAGACAAATAAACTGAAGTATTTAATGTATCTCCACCAAAGCCTCTTGTCGTTATCTTATCTTTAATTGAGAGTTCAATCATGCACTCACCAATTACTGCTATATTTATGGTCATTACTTGTCCTTATCAGATATTATTTGTAATTGAAATTAAGTAATTAGATCCCATTTGGCATTATTTCCACCATAAATGGTCAACTAATCTAGGCTGACTTTAACGACCACTTTACGAATTTTTTCAGTTTTCCCACCGACAATACAAAGAGGTTTATGTACTTCATATGGGTAAAAAATTACAAAATCTTTTGGTTGTAATACAAACATGGTTTCTTCTATTGGCGCTTTCACAAAGGCAATATCCCCATTGATTAGCTTATCTTCAATTATTTCGCTATGAGGGGGTAAAGTTGATACCGCCATGCCTTCTTGACCGGATAATACAATTTGAATATCAATGTATTTAGCATGATATTCATATTTACCTTCTTCTTGAGTTCGGGATAACGTTTCTGAAACCATGTAAAAAACTTTATCACCATCAATTGAATACCGACCATTTTC
Proteins encoded:
- a CDS encoding YhcH/YjgK/YiaL family protein; this encodes MIIGNIEHLDLTPYLPQKLKHAIELVKQQINDNTENGRYSIDGDKVFYMVSETLSRTQEEGKYEYHAKYIDIQIVLSGQEGMAVSTLPPHSEIIEDKLINGDIAFVKAPIEETMFVLQPKDFVIFYPYEVHKPLCIVGGKTEKIRKVVVKVSLD
- a CDS encoding IclR family transcriptional regulator, with translation MSFQKQQSTLDNALTLLEIISHYSSGISLAEIVKLSRMAKTTVFRILDILKKRQYLCYDASTEKYFLDVKAFELGVKGLMNISLVGISIPFLKKLAAKLNETCFLAVYHDGSVIYLYKAEGELAVKTNSHIGSRMPVYCTGLGKSLLAYQPLVEINKVLSRPLVQFTSKTIVDREAIHNSLAKVCIDGYSMDDEEVEEGLTCIAVPIFIKQNKVVGAISVAGSSFRIVQKKELIISELKSISSSISVELKKKN
- a CDS encoding IclR family transcriptional regulator — protein: MIQKETTSAIDKAIAVLDVISNCAAGVTITEIVEATKLNKIIIKKILNTLLDREYVFLDEKSGKYTLGFKSLELGISSLVNVNIVDIAIPHVKSLSNTINETCFLGVYNSGNVVYLYKSEGNNAIHTSSNLGHLRPAYCTGLGRILLAHQSQDEIERILQSSLPQYTQKTITDSQQLNELLAKVRRENIAYDWEEVEEGLVCVASGIFNYSNEVVAALSIAGPSHRMHNQIEKCASLLKETTNLISKRLGYIST
- a CDS encoding sugar kinase, giving the protein MTINIAVIGECMIELSIKDKITTRGFGGDTLNTSVYLSRLFTDNQAAIYYVTGLGVDPFSQEMLNQWQKENIKTNLIQQMDNKMPGLYAIVTDSHGERSFYYWRNDAAAKFWLQTEQTQQICETITKFDYIYLSGISVAILDEYSIDKLIELLETFKANGGKVIFDNNYRPRLWRSQEYAQNVYSKILSYTDIAFLTQEDEYLLWGNDNYEDSIVRSRKLGVNEIIIKRGSESCIVATTNDRVEVPANIIAKQKIVDTTAAGDSFSAGYLSIRLLGGSIKAAIKQGHDLAATVIQYRGAIIPCEAMSNLISI